In Scomber japonicus isolate fScoJap1 chromosome 7, fScoJap1.pri, whole genome shotgun sequence, one genomic interval encodes:
- the LOC128361604 gene encoding angiopoietin-related protein 3-like, with product MKTIQLLILLLTILVHTAAAFPTDRRALLGREKHASWDDVNVVAHGLLQLGQGLKEHVDKTKIQMRDVNAKLKTFNSAVAEVEKKQQEQDEALKARGEEMEERKRLAEQLAEEVMVKVEEVKKESEDIHSRMDRMEETVNKVLTEPALESNNSDDTGVPFIQRLMAAQNRRIDQLVEKIQQQQDKLDKQSIHLQALQNKFAEKRIKSHRRRDEERALRRQAELNKTQSGLATDQTSH from the exons ATGAAGACGATTCagcttctcatcctcctcttgaCCATTTTGGTGCACACTGCAGCAGCTTTCCCCACGGACAGAAGAGCACTGCTGGGCAGGGAGAAGCATGCCTCCTGGGATGACGTCAACGTGGTGGCTCATGGCCTCCTGCAGCTGGGCCAGGGTCTGAAGGAACACGTGGACAAGACCAAGATCCAGATGAGAGACGTCAACGCCAAGCTGAAAACCTTCAACAGCGCAGTGGCTGAAGTggagaagaagcagcaggagcAAGATGAAGCTCTGAAGGCCCGAGGTgaagagatggaagagaggaagaggctgGCAGAACAGCTGGCTGAGGAGGTGATGGTGAAAgtagaggaggtgaagaaggagaGCGAGGACATCCACTCCAGGATGGACAGAATGGAGGAGACAGTGAACAAAGTGCTTACAGAGCCAGCACTGGAGAGCAACAACAGCGATGACACAGGAGTCCCGTTTATCCAG AGGCTCATGGCAGCTCAGAACAGACGCATCGACCAGCTTGTGGAGAAAATCCAGCAGCAACAAGACAAACTGGATAAGCAGAGTATTCACCTGCAAGCACTGCAAAACAAG TTTGCAGAGAAGAGAATAAAATCACACAGACGGAGAGACGAAGAGCGGGCACTGAGAAGACAAGCAGAGCTGAACAAAACCCAATCAG gTTTGGCCACTGACCAAACGTCTCACTGA